The following are from one region of the Archangium lipolyticum genome:
- a CDS encoding serine/threonine protein kinase: protein MTEQVLAGGNPFGRYRLLKLLGQGGMGEVHLALGPGVEGVEKRLAIKRLLPAVAEDGGLVERFLDEARIAVTLSHGNIVPVFEVGRVGREYFLVMECIDGTDLRRLLQHLDAGGRRLPVPLALYIALCVCQALDYVHRKVGPEGRPLGLVHRDVSPQNILVGFDGEVKLTDFGIARVAGRRQHTATGNLVGKFAYMSPEQASGLPLDGRTDQFALGIVLHEMLTGRRLFDGESDLALLRQVQQATIAVPSSLCPEVPPELDTLVMRMLARDPGARYPTMTEVTKVLGRLLFLDGAACAADLSAYLLALFPRGREHPGSLEALLMQGAEALPPPARATASLPGRGLSRGSTPRMWILGGLLGVSAAGFLAVALPWTPRQDEPPPPSSMSASRVQPSPKEGEDASVRAQQLLSPDGGSAPLPAASQEPPREQLPVLAASTPPRVPKRVAASRPRAPSSTVASTAAPDESHERGQGSLSLRVVPWGEIHIDGVKVAETSALVRHSLTAGLHRIVVRNVPLGREEHLELNVTAGESVVREINLSADPGH from the coding sequence ATGACGGAACAGGTACTCGCGGGCGGGAATCCGTTTGGCCGCTATCGGCTCTTGAAGCTGCTCGGGCAAGGAGGGATGGGCGAGGTCCACCTGGCGCTCGGCCCGGGAGTCGAGGGAGTGGAGAAGCGGCTCGCCATCAAGCGGCTTCTTCCCGCGGTGGCCGAGGACGGGGGCCTGGTCGAGCGTTTCCTCGACGAGGCCCGCATCGCGGTCACCCTGTCCCATGGAAACATCGTGCCTGTCTTCGAGGTCGGCCGCGTGGGCCGTGAGTACTTCCTCGTGATGGAGTGCATCGACGGCACGGACCTGCGCCGGTTGCTCCAGCACCTGGATGCCGGAGGGCGGCGGCTCCCCGTTCCCCTGGCGCTCTACATCGCGCTGTGTGTCTGCCAGGCGCTGGACTATGTCCACCGGAAGGTGGGTCCGGAGGGCCGTCCCCTGGGCCTCGTCCATCGAGATGTGTCGCCGCAGAACATCCTGGTGGGCTTCGACGGTGAGGTGAAGCTGACGGACTTTGGCATTGCCCGTGTCGCTGGCAGGCGTCAGCACACCGCCACCGGCAACCTGGTGGGCAAGTTCGCCTATATGTCTCCCGAGCAGGCCTCTGGGTTGCCGCTGGATGGGCGCACCGACCAGTTCGCGCTGGGCATCGTGCTCCACGAGATGCTCACGGGCCGGCGGCTCTTCGATGGTGAGTCGGACCTGGCGCTGCTCCGTCAGGTGCAGCAGGCCACGATTGCCGTGCCCTCCAGCCTCTGCCCGGAAGTGCCCCCGGAGCTGGACACCCTGGTGATGCGGATGTTGGCGCGTGACCCTGGCGCTCGCTACCCCACGATGACCGAGGTCACCAAGGTGTTGGGCCGCCTGCTCTTCCTGGATGGTGCTGCCTGTGCCGCCGACCTCTCGGCCTACCTTCTGGCGCTCTTTCCCCGTGGCCGCGAACACCCTGGCTCACTGGAGGCGTTGCTGATGCAGGGCGCGGAGGCCCTACCTCCTCCTGCCCGAGCGACGGCTTCTCTTCCCGGTCGTGGGCTGTCGCGCGGATCAACTCCCCGCATGTGGATTCTGGGCGGCCTCCTCGGCGTCTCCGCGGCCGGGTTTCTGGCCGTAGCTCTCCCGTGGACACCGCGCCAGGACGAGCCACCGCCTCCGTCCTCCATGTCCGCATCCAGGGTTCAGCCCTCCCCGAAGGAGGGGGAGGACGCCTCGGTGAGGGCGCAGCAGCTCCTCTCGCCGGATGGAGGCTCGGCCCCCCTACCGGCTGCGTCCCAGGAGCCTCCCCGGGAGCAGCTCCCCGTCCTTGCCGCCTCGACTCCGCCCCGCGTCCCCAAAAGGGTGGCGGCTTCGCGCCCCCGAGCGCCTTCCTCGACCGTGGCGAGCACGGCCGCCCCGGACGAGTCTCACGAGCGGGGCCAGGGTTCGCTCAGCCTGCGTGTGGTGCCCTGGGGCGAAATCCACATCGATGGGGTGAAGGTGGCCGAGACCTCGGCGCTCGTGAGGCATTCCCTGACTGCGGGTCTCCACCGCATCGTGGTGCGCAATGTCCCGCTGGGACGTGAGGAGCACCTCGAACTGAACGTCACGGCGGGCGAGAGCGTGGTGCGGGAAATCAACCTGTCCGCCGACCCGGGGCACTAG